The DNA sequence ACGATCCGTGAGCATGAACAGGTGGTGTTCTGCAACGACGAAGCAACAGGCCTTAAGGCGATCATTGCGATCCACAGCACAAGGCTTGGCCCGGCGCTGGGCGGCTGCAGGATGTTTCCCTATCCTTCTGCAGATGCAGCACTTGAAGATGTCCTGCGTCTGTCCAAGGGAATGACTTATAAGTGCGCTGCAGCAGATGTTGACTTTGGCGGAGGGAAAGCGGTGATCATCGGCGATCCTTCAAAGGATAAGACACCCGAGCTTTTCAGGGCATTCGGCCAATTCGTTGAATCGTTGAATGGAAGGTTCTACACAGGCACAGATATGGGAACCACTCCTGAAGACTTTGTCCACGCCATGAAGGAAACCAATTGCATTGTAGGTGCTGACGAAGAATATGGGGGAAGCGGGGACTCTTCTGTTCCGACTGCCCAAGGGGTGATTTATGGGCTTAAAGCCACAAACCAGGTTCTTTATGGGACATCGGACCTTGGCGGACGGTCCTACAGCATCCAGGGGCTCGGCAAGGTAGGGTTTAAAGTGGCTGAAAAGCTGCTGGAGGAAGGCGCTGATCTTTATGTTGCTGATATCAATGAAGAAGCCATCAATGAGCTGATGGCAAAGGCGGGAAAAATGGGAGCGGGCCTCAAAGCGGTCAGCAGTGAAGAAATTTACCGTGCAGATGCTGATGTCTTTGTCCCCTGTGCTCTGGGAGGCATCCTCAACGATGAAAGTATAGAACAGCTCCGGGTCAGGGCGGTTGCCGGGTCGGCGAATAATCAGCTGCTTGAATTCAGGCATGGCGGCATGCTCCAGCAAAAAGGAATTCTTTATGCACCGGACTATATTGTGAATGCCGGCGGACTTATCCAGGTGGCAGATGAACTGTATTCCCCTAATAAAGAAAGGGTCCTCCGGAAAACGAAGGCGATATATAGTGCGCTGCTTAATGTGTACGACTATTCGGCAGCTGAAGGGATCACAACCATTGAGGCTGCCAACCAGTTCTGCGAGCAGAGGATTGAAGCGAGAACCAGGAGGAACAGCTTTTTTTCCCATATGAAACGGCCGAAATGGGCAGTCCGGACATAACTGTATGCCAATGACTTTACTGAAAAGGGTGATAGGATGGAGAGCCAATTTCCAGTCAATAGGATGATTGATGAAAACGGAAACGAGGTATCCGGTACCTCAGGGTTTGACACAGAGCTGGCTCTGGAGTTCTACAGGCAGCTTGTCCGGATCAGGGTCTTTGACCGGAAAGCGGTCAGCCTGCAGCGCCAGGGAAGGATAGGGACGTATGCTCCGTTTGAAGGCCAGGAAGCTGCCCAGATAGGGAGCGCGATGGCGCTCGAAGAATCGGATTGGATGTTCCCTACCTATCGGGACCATGGAGCAGCTTTGGCTTTCGGGCATTCAATGAGAAACGTGCTGCTATTCTGGAACGGACGAAATGAAGGATGCATTCCCCCTGAAGGAAAGAATATCTTTCCTCCTGGAATTCCGATCGCCACCCAGATCCCACATGCAGCCGGGGCGGCATATGCGGAAAAACGAAAAGGAACGAAAAAAGCTGCCATTGTCTATTTTGGAGACGGGGCCACTTCTGAAGGGGATTTTCATGAGGGCCTCAATTTTGCCAGCATCGTTAAGGCACCTGTGGTGTTTTTCAATCAAAACAACCAATATGCGATTTCCGTCCCGCTGTCAAAGCAAATGAATACCAAAACTATTGCGCAAAAAAGCCTTGCCTATGACATTCCTGGTGTCCGGGTTGATGGGAACGATGTATTTGCTGTATATCGTGAGACCAAAAAGGCGCTGGAGAGGGCAAGGGAAGGCGGCGGTCCGACCTTAATCGAGGCGGTGACATGGAGATATGGTGCCCATACGACCGCCGATGATCCCGCCAAATACAGGGATCAGCAGGAAAGCAGCGTTCTAAGAGGAAAAATCGATCCGATTCTTAGAATGGAACGCTGGCTGAAGAATAAAGATCTGTACGATGAGAACTGGGCAAAGAGAGCAGAATCGGAAGCAGCTGCAGAAATTGATTTGGCTATTGCAGAGATGGAAGCATACCCGCCTGCCGATCCGGCTGATATTTTTGATCATGTGTTTGCAGAGCTGATATGGCCGCTAAAAGAGCAAAAGGAAAAATACCTTAGCCAGCTTGGGGGTGCTTAGATGGAAACAGCAGTCAAGACCAGCACCATGACGCTTGTACAGTCAGTAAATGAAGCATTGGACATCATGCTGGCGGAAAATGATGAAGTTCTGGTGCTCGGGGAGGATATCGGGAAAAATGGAGGGGTGTTCCGCGCGACCGAAGGCCTGCAGGAAAAATACGGTGAAGAGCGGGTCATGGATACCCCGCTGAGTGAAGCGGGATTCATCGGTGCAAGCATCGGGATGGCCGTCAATGGATTCAGGCCTGTGGCGGAAATCCAGTTTCTTGGCTTTATTTATCCTGCCTTTGAGCAGATCATGACACATGCCTCCCGGCTCCGAATGAGGACGATGGGACATTATACCGTCCCGCTTGTGATAAGGGCCCCATATGGTGCAGGAGTAAGAGCACCGGAAATCCATTGTGACAGTACTGAAGCCCTTTTTACCCATATGCCGGGCATTAAGGTAGTCTGCCCGTCCAATCCGGCTGATGCAAAAGGGCTCTTGATTGCCGCCATTGAGGATCCTGACCCTGTCCTGTTTCTAGAACCGATGAAAAGCTATCGGTCACTGCGGGCAGAGGTGCCGGAGGGAAAGTATGCCGTAGAGATAGGCAAAGGGAGTAAATTAATGGATGGAGATGATGTGACGGTCATCGCCTGGGGCGCTATGGTGCCGATTGCCATGAAGGCTGCTGAGGAAATGAAGAGAAAAGGTATTTCATGTGATGTTCTAGACCTCCGCACCTTGTATCCTCTGGATAAGGATATCATCTCTGCCTCGGTGCAGAAAACGGGGCGCACCGTCATTGTCCAGGAGGCTCATGCATCAACCTCTGTTGGCAATGATGTTCTGGCCATTATCAATGATACCTCCTTCTTATATCAGAAAGCACCGGCTGAACTGGTTGCAGGCTTTGATGCACCTGTTCCCTATTTCGGTTTTGAAGACCATTATCTGCCGACGGCTGAACGAGTCTGCCGTGCGATTGAAAAGGTCTGGACGTTCTAAGCAATCAACTGAGCTTTTATCAGGAGGTGTTTTAATATGGAAGTGAAGCTCCATGATATCGGGGAAGGGATGTCAGAAGCAGAAATCAATTGTTTCCTTGTCAAACAAGGTGATTTTGTGCGGGCGGATGAGCCCCTGGTCGAGGTTCAGACCGATAAAATGACAGCAGAAATACCTGCGCCAAGAGCGGGCATAGTCCGTGAGTTTGCGGTAAAGCCAGGGGAGACGGTAGAAGTTGGGGCAGTACTGCTTCTGCTGGAGCCGGAAAACAGCCGCCAAGCAGCAATTGAAGAGGGATCACATGCTGGCAAACAAGCGAAGAGAATCCTCGCATCACCTTACACAAGGAAGCTTGCAAGAGAAAATGATATAAACATAGATGATATTGAAGGATCAGGTCCTGGCGGAAGAGTGGTGGACACCGATATTTTCAGGATGGCCGGACAAGGTGATGTGTCTGCAAGGGAAAAAGAGTCCGGGAAGATAAAAAAAGATGCAGAGAGACCGGTAGCCGCTCATGATTCTGCCATCTCTTACTCCGGACGGCGGAAAATGACTGCCGAGAAGATGGTTCAGTCGCTTTCCCTTATTCCTCATTGCACCCATTTTGAGGATGTGGATGTCACAGAGCTTTCCGTATTCCGGGAAGAGCTCAAAAAGCAGGAAAAGCAAGTGACGATGACAGCTTTTTATATAAAAGCTTTATCAATGGCTCTCAAACGCTTCCCTGTGTTTAACAGCAGGCTTGATGAGAAGGCTGGACTGATCCATTTGCTGCCGGAGCACCATATTGGGGTGGCCGTCAATGCGGAGGATGGCCTTATCGTGCCGGTCATCGGGAATGCGGAGGAAAAGACGATTGCCGAAATCGCAGAGGATCTGCAGAATTTGACCAGGAAGGCGCTGGATGGCAGGCTGTTGGCAAAGGAAACGGCCGGAGGCACTTTCACGGTAAGCAATGTGGGGCCATTGAACGGCAGCACCGGCGCCACCCCGATCATCCTGCACCCGCAGACAAGCATTATTTCCTTGCATAAGACGAAAAAAATGCCGGTGGTCGATAAGGACGATCAGATTGTCATCCGCTCCATCATGAAGCTTTCCATGTCATTTGACCACAGGATAGCAGATGGCGCTGCTGCTGTCGGTTTTACTAACCGTTTTGCGGAACTGATCGAGAATCCCAAACTGATGCTATTGGAGCTGGTGTGATGGTAGTAGGGGAACTGGCTTATGAAAAGGATGTTGTGATCATTGGAGGGGGACCAGGCGGCTACCAGGCAGCCATCAGGGCGGCACAGCTAGGCAGAAAGGTCACGCTGATTGAAAAAGCGGATCTTGGCGGTGTGTGCCTCCATAAGGGGTGCATTCCTTCTAAGCTTTTTGCCGAAGCTGCAGACCGGATCAGGAAGATAAAGGCTGCGGGTGAATACGGCATTGAACTGTCTTTTTCCGCTTTCCAGCTGGAAAAGCTCATGAATGAAAAAGACCGGAAAACAGCACAGCTGAAAAAAGGAGTTGAAGAGCTGTGCAAAAGCAATGAGATTGAGCTGGTGAAAGGCAATGCCTTTTTTCTCTCAGCTGACCGGATGGGCATTGAAAATGGCGAAGCATATCAGGTATTCCGCTTCAAACACTGCCTCATAGCAACCGGAAGCACACCAATTTGGCCACACGATAATTCCCCGCGTTCCGAAAAGCTTTTGGACTGCTGGTCTGTATTTTCCCTGAAAAAGCTTCCTGATGAGCTCATTATTTACGGGAGCGGCTATATCGCCCTGGAAATGGCCATGAGCTTTCAGGCTTTCGGGGCCAGGACATCAATTATGCTGGATCAGGAAAAAGATGATTTTGGATTTGATGCGGCTGTGAATAGGGAGATCGGCAGAATCTTGAAGAAAAATAGAATCAAAGTTTACCGCGGGGCAAAGCTGCTGTCTGTAGAAGAAAGCGGTTCGGGTGTCGAGATTAATTATGAACTGGGCGGAGAAAATAAGCAGCTGAAAGGAAGCTGTTTCTTAACTGCAGCCGGCTTCCGGCCCAATACTGCCAATCTGGGGCTTGATAGAGCGGGAGTGGAAATAGACACAGCGGGATTTATTAAGATAGACCAGCAAGGGAAAACCTCTGTCAGCCATATTTTTGCAGCTGGGGACGTGGCAGACGGACCGCCGCTCGCATCAAAGGCAATCAGACAGGGAAAGGCTGCAGCCGAAACGATTGCCGGTTTGAAAACGGAGGCTGACTTGCGTTTTGCCCCTGTTGTCATCCATACCCAGCCGCCTATTGCTTATGCAGGTCTGACGGAGCAAGAGGCACTGGAAGCGGGTTATAAAATAGACACGGGAATCTTTCCTTTTTCTTCCTTGGGCTATGCAAGTGTGAAGGGGAGCAGGGAAGGAATGGCCAAAGTGATTTTTGAAAAGGAAACAGGCTTTCTTTTAGGCGTTCATATGATAGGAGATGGCGCACAGGAACTGATTTGTGCTGGTGTCTCTTTGCTTGAAATGGCTGCCAGGGAAGAAGATATGCTGTTTCCTGTGTATGCTCATCCAAGTTCAGCAGAAGCCCTGCTGGAAGCGGTGGAATCTCTTAAAGCGAGAAGCATCCATCTGCCTGCTAGGGAAAAAGTGAAAACATAAGAAATGCTTTACAGCAGCAGAGCTTCACACTGCGCTCTTGCCTGAAGGAAAAGAAATATTTTAAGATAAATCTGAAAATTAAAACAGTTGGAGGGATTAGGATGGAACAAAGAACGGTTTCGCCATTACAAAAGGCAGAAGAAATTTTTCCGGTCAAGGAAGTCGACTATCTTGAAATTTATACAGGCAATGCCAAACAGGCCAGCCATTACCTCTGCACATGCTTTGGCTTCAAGCCTGTCGCTTATTCAGGGCTTGAGACAGGAAACAGGGAGACAGTGTCATATGTACTGCAGCAGCGAAAAATCAGGCTGGTAGTGACAGGCTCGCTCACAGAGGAAACAAAGGTGGCTGCTTTTGTGAAGAAGCACGGTGACGGCGTCAAAGATATCGCCCTTGCTGTTGATGATGTTGAAAGTGCTTACAAAGGTGCGGTAGAGCGCGGCGCAATTGAACTGGTTCCGCCATTTGAGCTGGAGGATGACCATGGCAAGCTCAAAAAGGCGGTGATCGGTACATATGGAGATACCATACACACTTTGGTGGAACGGAATCATTATAAGGGTGCCTTTATGCCGGGTTATGAGCCATATGAAACGAAGGCCCCATTCGAGGATGCCGGCTTCATCGGCATCGATCATGTGGTCGGAAATGTGGAAGAAATGGAAGAATGGGTGAACTATTACGCCAATGTCATGGGATTCAAGGAAATGAAGCATTTCACCGATTCTGACATCAGCACAGAATATTCCGCACTCATGTCCAAAGTGATGCATAACGGCGGAAGAATCAAGTTCCCGATTAATGAACCGGCAGAAGGGAAAAGGAAATCGCAGATCCAGGAGTTCCTGGAATTCTATAATGGGGCAGGCGTACAGCATTTGGCCATCCTAACAGAGGATATTGTTCAGACGGTATCTGTCCTCAGAAAAAATGGGGTTGAATTCCTTGATACTCCTTCTTCCTATTATGAGATGCTGTCTGAGAGGGTCGGCCAAATAGACGAAGAGATTGATAAGCTGAAAGAGCTCAGCATTCTGGTAGACAGGGATGATGAAGGCTACCTCTTGCAGATCTTTACAAAGCCGGTCGTCGACAGGCCTACTTTATTCATCGAAATCATCCAGCGCAAAGGAGCAAGAGGGTTTGGCGAAGGCAATTTCAAGGCGCTGTTCGAGTCGATTGAAAGAGAGCAGGAAAGACGCGGAAACCTGTAATTCTTATAAACAGAAAGGGGGTTCTCCTATGGATCGGATTTTAACGAAGGAAAGCATCAGGGGAATCACCCCTTATCCTTTAGGGATAGCTGCAGAAGAATTAAAAGAAAAATACAAGCTTTCCCGCATCAGAAGCCTTGCAGACAATGAAAATGCATACGGCTGCTCAAAGCTAGTCAGTTTAGCCATGAGCAAACAGCCCGGAAACCTCTCCCGCTACCCTGATGGGGCATGTTCAGCGCTCAAACGGACATTGGGCAATTTCCTCAATCTGCCTTCTGCGTATATTTCAATCGGCAACGGTTCCGAGGAACTCATCAGGCTTCTGGCAAGAGCCTATATCAGTGAAGGTGATGAAGCAATCATGGCAGACCTTACCTTTCCCAGGTACAAGGCAAATGTCGTGATTGAAGGCGGAAAGGCTGTCGAAGTCCCGCTTAAAGATGGCTTACACGATCTAGTAGAGATGGGCAGCCGCATGAGCTCCAGAACAAAGATGATCTTTATCTGCAATCCAAACAACCCGACAGGTACAGCTTTATGTAAAGAGGCTATTCAGCAATTCATCGCTGCTGTACCGGCACATATACTTATCGTTCTGGATGAAGCCTATTATGAATATATGAACCATGAAAAAAGGACTGAGGCAGAAAAACTGCTTACCTTCCACGATAATGTTGCAGTATTGCGGACATTTTCAAAAGCATACGGGCTTGCAGGGCTCCGGGCAGGATATGGAATGATGCATCCATCCATCATAGCAGAGCTGGATAAGGTAAGGGAGGTATTCAATGTGAATGCCCTCTCACAGGCCGCAGCCATAGCAGCGCTGGAGGATCAGTATTTTGTCAGGATGAGTGGAGAAAAGAACAGAACGGAAAGAGAAAGAATGCGCGGCCGTATTCAAGAGCTTGGATTCATGTGTTATGCCTCAGAAGCTAACTTTCTTTTCATTCAAGGGGCACTTGCTGAAAAGCTCATGGAATCAGGCATCATCGTCAGGAAATTTACTCATGCAAGCTTTCAGGGAGAGGCTGTCAGATTAACAATCGGTACAGAGGAAGATAATGATGCAGTTCTTGAAGCTATTGGCCAGGCCGTGAGGGGGAGGAGAGTGTAAAAGTGGAAATCCCGGTGTCTTCCCTATCCTGGCAGGAGGGGTACAAAATCCTGTCAGGATCCATTCTTCCCCGTCCCATCGCCTTTGTAACGACCATGGACAACAGCGGCAACGTCAATGCAGCACCATTCAGCTTTTTTACAGCCGTCTGTGCGAACCCCCTGCTTGTATGCTTTTCCCCTATGCGAAAGGGAACAGACGGAAAGAAAAAAGATACACTTCTTAATATTGAAGAAACCGGGGAGTTTGTCATCAATATCGTCAGCAGAAGTATGGCAGAGAAAATGAATATATGTGCAGCGGATTATGCACGTGAAGTAAATGAACTGGAAATGGCGGGGCTGGAGCAGGAAAGAAGCGCTAGTGTGAAGCCGCCGAGAATTAAGCGTTCCCAAGTCCATCTTGAATGCACTCTCCATCAGCTCCTGCACTTTGGAGACGGTCCAGGGTCTGGAAGCCTGGTGATTGGCATGGTTAGGCATGTGCAGGTGAATGATGACCTGTATCATAATGGGAAAATCGACACTGAAAAGCTGGATCCGGTTGGAAGGCTGGCGGGACATATGTATACTGGCCCGCTTGCAGATGTTTTCGAGATTATCAGAAAATCAGATCCGGGGTGATGGAATGAAGTTCATAACCTTTCAAAAACAGGATGGATCGGTCAGGTCCGGCTGGCTGGAGGGCACTGCTGCTGTTGATATGCATGAAGCTTCGAAGGGAATCCTCCCAAAAACATTATTGGCATTTTTAGAAAATCATCCATTTTTCATGGAGCAGATTGAGTCACATCCTGAATGGAAAGAATCGGGCAGCGGTGCTTACCCTTTGGAGGAAGTAACACTGAAGGCTCCGCTTCCATGCCCAAAAAGCTTCCGTGACTTTTATGCTTTTGAGGAGCATGTCAAAACAGCCCGGGAAAACAGGGGCCTGGAAATGGTTAAAGAATGGTATGAGCTGCCGGTATTTTATTTTTCCAACCATCTATCCATAAAAGGGACAGGTGAGCCTATTACTCTGCCTGCGGGCTGCAGCAAGCTGGACTATGAATTGGAAATTGCCTGCATCATCGGCAAAGAAGGCCAAAATATCTCTGCCAAAGAGGCGGACGGATATATTTTTGGATACTGCATCTTAAATGACTGGAGTGCCAGGGATATTCAAAGAAAAGAAATGAAGGTCGGTCTTGGACCGGCAAAAGGAAAGGATTTTGCCACTTCGATCGGCCCTTATATTGTGACAAAAGATGAGCTGGAGAGCTATCGGATGGACAATGGGTATGATTTGGATATGACAGCGAAAGTGAACGGGATCCTGCTGTCAGAAGGAAATCTTAAGGATATCTATTATTCATTCAGTGAAATGATAGAGAGGGCTTCAGAGAATACCACACTTTACCCTGGGGAGCTGATTGGTTCTGGTACAGTAGGGACCGGCTGCATCCTTGAGCTCGGGGAAGATGTTCACCGCTGGCTTAAGCCCGGCGATACGGTAGAGCTGGAAATCACGGGTCTTGGAAAGCTGTTAAATACGATTTCAGACTGAAAGGGGGAGAAGGCTTGTACTACAGGCAAATGGGGAGGATCCCGCACAAACGCCACACGATGTTTAAAAAAGAAGATGGGTCCCTTTTCAGGGAGCAAGTCATGGGAACAAAGGGCTTTTCGGGGACTCAGTCAATTTTGTATCATCATTTTATGCCGACAGAAACAGAAGAGGTATCCCTCTCAGGCAGCTATCTTCCAGAATATGAGGAAATGGCGGCACTTAAACACCGGCATCTTCTGACGGAGAACATCAAGCACGGAGGAAATGCCCTTCAAGCAAGGGAATATCTGCTTGGAAACGATGATCTGCTGATCGCTTATGCTAATATCTCAGAAAATATGCAGGATTATTACCGGAACAGCGATGGAGATGAGATGTACTATATCCATTATGGAAACGGCATGTTTGAAACGATGTTCGGGACAATCAGCTATGGGCCGGGGGACTATATTGTCATTCCGATTGGCACGATTTTCAGGATCATTCCGGAAAAAGACACAAAGGCACTTATTGTTGAATCATTCAGCCAGATTACGACTCCAAAAAGGTACAGAAATGAGTACGGACAGCTGCTTGAGCACAGCCCATTCTGCGAGCGTGATATCCGTGGCCCTGAAAAACTGGAGACCCATACAGAAAGAGGGCCTCATAAGGTAGTCACAAAAACGAGGGGCCATCTTCATGAACATATTCTTGCCCATCATCCTCTTGATGTCGAGGGGTGGGACGGGTATCTATATCCATGGGCCTTCAATATTTCCGATTTTGAGCCGATTACCGGCCGTGTCCACCAGCCGCCGCCAGTCCACCAGACATTTGAAGGGCATAATTTTGTTGTCTGCTCATTCGTCCCGCGATTATATGATTATCATCCGGAAAGCATCCCGGCACCCTATTACCACAGCAATGTGAACAGTGATGAGCTTTTATATTATGTCGAAGGGAATTTCATGAGCCGAAAAGGGATCAAGGAAGGCTCCATCACCCTTCATCCCGGAGGAATCCCGCACGGCCCTCACCCGGGAAAGACAGAGGCAAGCATTGGCAAAAAGGAAACACTGGAGCTGGCTGTTATGATAGATACTTTTAAGCCTTTAAAGGTTGTGAAGAAGGCAAGGAAATATGAAGATGAAAATTATATGTATTCCTGGCTGGAGAAGTGAGGGAAGTGGTGATTTTTTAAAAAATGTACGGACTGTATGCTATATGTGTACAGTCTGTTTTGTTTGAGGATGGGGCTGTTGCTTTGCGTTCCAGGCACTTCGCTTTCCACGGGGCGGCGCTGAGCTTCCTCGTCGCTGCCGCTCCTGCGGAATCTCAGCTTTGCCGCTGCAATCCCGCAGGAGTCTACGTGCCTCCACTCCAAGCAACAGGGTTTTTAAAATTTATGTGCAATAATACGTTGCAAGCTAAGAGTTTCAGTTTCTATTATTTTTCGCAATCCTTACTCTCTTTTTATATCCTTTGGAAACATTATTAAGTTCAACATCCGTACCTTGGTAGTTTTCCCGACTGTTGCCAAGGAGTTCAATATCTACATCCCAACAAATATAAACTTCCCTTAGCTCCAGCAGACATTTCTTTATCCAGCCTAAGCCTTCTGCCTGCCTCTATAAATAGCCTCCCTCAGTTCCAGAGCATAGGGTTCAAGGTTTGGCATGCCCATCTCGCGGGCCATGCTGATTTCTTTTTCAATATCATAAGGAAGGCGGACCATTTCGATTGAAAAAGGGGCCGGCTCTTCCGAAAGATATGTACCATGCAGGATAACAAAAGAGGCTTCCGGCACATCAAGCGGATTGCCGACGCTTCCAGTGTTGAACAGGACCTTTTTGGGATCAATCGGCTCCAGCATAGCAGCATGGATATCTCCATACCCGACTACGTCAGGAATGATTTCCCTTTTATCTTCGTCAATGAAATCGCTTGCCCCGAACATAGCCTCCCGTTCCTCAATCGGGTGGAGCATCGGCACTACCCGGTGGTAAATGCTTTTAGCGGAAGCATGAAAAAGTCTGATATATTTTCCGCTCATCATAAAGTCATGATGAAAAGGAAGGGTACCTAAATAGTCCATTCCTTCCTTGCCGATTTGTTCCTGATGCCATTGAAGATCAGGAAAATCGGCCGGCTTCTGGATAAAGTCATCCCAATTTCCGCGCACAACTACTTCACATTTTTCTTGAACCCGCGCTATCGCTTTCTTTGAATGCGGCCCTTTCCCGACGAGGTCGCCGAGACAAAAGATCCGGTCGATCCTCCGCTCCTCTAAATAACCCAGCACCCGATCGAGTGCGGTGATATTTCCGTGTATATCTGAAATTACTGCAATGCTCATTCGTTCATCTCCCTTTGCTGCATCTCATTCTAATAGTTTCGCTTTTTCCATAAAAAAAACCTCCCAAAACAAGAAGATTCCTGTTCGGAAGGTGCAGTATATTTATTCAAAATGCCAGACGACAGCAACGGTGCCTTCCCCGGCATGCACAGCAATTGTTGAACTGATTTCCCCGATGAAGGTACCCATTTCAGGAAACCTGGTTAAAATCTCTTTTTCAATTTCCTGTGCTTTTTCAAGGACATTGCCATGCATGATCTGTACTTGTTTTATTCTGTGTTTCTCTGCAGATTCTTCAAGAAGCTCTATCATCCGCCGTACGGCTTTTTTCTCCGAACGCACCTTATCAAAAAGCTGAAATTCTCCATTCCGGTCAACGTGGATAATCGGCTTTACTTTTAGTATGCTTCCCAGGAGATACTGAGTCCCGGACATTCTTCCGCCCTTGTAGAATTGGTCAAGATTGCCCAGCAGGATATAATTCTCAAACTGATTGGCTTCAAGCCTTAGTGTTTGGGCAATTTCTTTCCAGTCCGTATCTTGGGATTGAAGCTCGATCCCCTTATTCAGCAGGCCGGTAATGATATAAGACATCATCTTTGAGTCTACTGTTTCAACTGGAAAGCCTGCTATCTCTGCGCCCTGCATGCAGCTGTTCAGGGTGCCGCTCAATTTGGAAGAGATGTGGACAGCGATTGCACAGTCATAATCAGCTTTTAATTTTTCAAACAGCTCGGCGAATTTACCGACAGAA is a window from the Bacillus infantis NRRL B-14911 genome containing:
- a CDS encoding flavin reductase family protein, coding for MEIPVSSLSWQEGYKILSGSILPRPIAFVTTMDNSGNVNAAPFSFFTAVCANPLLVCFSPMRKGTDGKKKDTLLNIEETGEFVINIVSRSMAEKMNICAADYAREVNELEMAGLEQERSASVKPPRIKRSQVHLECTLHQLLHFGDGPGSGSLVIGMVRHVQVNDDLYHNGKIDTEKLDPVGRLAGHMYTGPLADVFEIIRKSDPG
- a CDS encoding fumarylacetoacetate hydrolase family protein gives rise to the protein MKFITFQKQDGSVRSGWLEGTAAVDMHEASKGILPKTLLAFLENHPFFMEQIESHPEWKESGSGAYPLEEVTLKAPLPCPKSFRDFYAFEEHVKTARENRGLEMVKEWYELPVFYFSNHLSIKGTGEPITLPAGCSKLDYELEIACIIGKEGQNISAKEADGYIFGYCILNDWSARDIQRKEMKVGLGPAKGKDFATSIGPYIVTKDELESYRMDNGYDLDMTAKVNGILLSEGNLKDIYYSFSEMIERASENTTLYPGELIGSGTVGTGCILELGEDVHRWLKPGDTVELEITGLGKLLNTISD
- a CDS encoding homogentisate 1,2-dioxygenase, whose amino-acid sequence is MGRIPHKRHTMFKKEDGSLFREQVMGTKGFSGTQSILYHHFMPTETEEVSLSGSYLPEYEEMAALKHRHLLTENIKHGGNALQAREYLLGNDDLLIAYANISENMQDYYRNSDGDEMYYIHYGNGMFETMFGTISYGPGDYIVIPIGTIFRIIPEKDTKALIVESFSQITTPKRYRNEYGQLLEHSPFCERDIRGPEKLETHTERGPHKVVTKTRGHLHEHILAHHPLDVEGWDGYLYPWAFNISDFEPITGRVHQPPPVHQTFEGHNFVVCSFVPRLYDYHPESIPAPYYHSNVNSDELLYYVEGNFMSRKGIKEGSITLHPGGIPHGPHPGKTEASIGKKETLELAVMIDTFKPLKVVKKARKYEDENYMYSWLEK
- a CDS encoding metallophosphoesterase family protein; translation: MSIAVISDIHGNITALDRVLGYLEERRIDRIFCLGDLVGKGPHSKKAIARVQEKCEVVVRGNWDDFIQKPADFPDLQWHQEQIGKEGMDYLGTLPFHHDFMMSGKYIRLFHASAKSIYHRVVPMLHPIEEREAMFGASDFIDEDKREIIPDVVGYGDIHAAMLEPIDPKKVLFNTGSVGNPLDVPEASFVILHGTYLSEEPAPFSIEMVRLPYDIEKEISMAREMGMPNLEPYALELREAIYRGRQKA
- a CDS encoding DegV family protein, whose protein sequence is MTNKRIAWITDSTAFITKELEQHQDVYVMPLTIAFSSGTYEDGIDLSSDDLYMKLKAEKEVPKTSQPSVGKFAELFEKLKADYDCAIAVHISSKLSGTLNSCMQGAEIAGFPVETVDSKMMSYIITGLLNKGIELQSQDTDWKEIAQTLRLEANQFENYILLGNLDQFYKGGRMSGTQYLLGSILKVKPIIHVDRNGEFQLFDKVRSEKKAVRRMIELLEESAEKHRIKQVQIMHGNVLEKAQEIEKEILTRFPEMGTFIGEISSTIAVHAGEGTVAVVWHFE